Within the Emticicia oligotrophica DSM 17448 genome, the region TAGGGTCTTTTTGGTCAGATTTTGTAACCTGAACCCAGTTTTTAATTGTTCCACTGGTGGCAGTTATTTTAGTCACAATTTGGAATGAAACAGTTTGACCAACTCCTATTTGGTTAAATTTAGCCACCACAGTATTACTAACTGTAGAAATAGCATCGCCACCCGTAGCACTCACTACCTGCAAACCAGCAGGTACAATATCAGTTACCTCTACATTTGTAGCATTTGAAGGGCCGTTATTTGTAATTTGAACAGTATATTTTATTTGTTCTCCTTGGGCAGGAGTAGTATTACTCACAAATTTTTCTAGACTTAAGTTAGCAAATTCTACAACTCCCTTAGGGGTAATAATAACTTTATCGTCATCATCTTCGTCAGTAGTTTTGCCGTTACCAGGTGTAGAATCAATATCTTTTTCTGTTGCTTTCGAAACCTGTGCAAAATTGGTCATTGCAGCAGAGCCTATAACCTTAGCTAAATAGGTTAAAGTAATAGTTTGATTTTTAGCGATATTTGAGATTGATGTGGTTAATACTCCCGCATTATTGGTAAAGAATGCACTTGAAACAAATTGTAAACCTGTTGGAAGTTCATCCATCACTTCAACATCAGTTGCTATCTCAGGGCCCGCATTGGTTACTTTAATGACAAAACTTATAATATCACCTACATTTGGTGTAGTATTATCAACAGATTTAATTAAACTTAGGTCAATTTGTTTATCACAACTTTTGGCAACTATCTTCAAAACAGTAGGATTACTATAACAACCAGCACCAGATTTCTCAAATAAATAGTACGAACCAGCTCCAACTGCAGTAGGGGTTGATACTAGCGGCGAATTTGGGTTGGCATTAACGTGCCATTCGAAAGAGCCTCCAGGAGTTGTAGCACCATTTACTATATAATTATTTAGATTTATTGTTGTATTGTTACATATATCAAGAGCACATATACAACTTGGTGTCGCTGGGCGGGTATTTACTGTAACTACAACTGGCTGGCGAGTATTTAAACATCCTTCTGGAACATTTGTATATTCTGCATAATAAACTGTAGTTGTCGTTGGAAATACGGCATAATTAGTTCCGTTGTTAACTGTTGCAATTGCAGTACCACCAGTAGGAACTAAATACCACTTTATGTTTCCACCACCTGAAACAGTTCCTTTGATATAAGTGGTATCTCCTGAGCAAATATCACTATTCGAAGTGCTAACTATAAGTTCAGAGCACACAGCAGGAGTATATATGGCGGCATCAATCGTTGAATTGTCTTTTAATTCAGCTACTGAAGGGTCAATACTTATTTTTGAAGAATAACCTGTAGTTGGATTAAAGTCACTATCCTTGGTGTCGTCGCCAGCATTTGGCTTTGTCGAAATTTGACAATTAGCAGGTAGAGTACTTGCTATGATTCGAACTAAATAATTTCCTTTAGGGAGATTTGTAAATAAATAATAGCCATCCGAATTAGTTGTTGTTGTATTAATTAGACTGCTTGGATTACCATTAATGTCAGCAGTATAAAGGTCAACTTTTACTCCCTTCACACCTAATTCTCCAATATCTTGTAATCCGTTATTATTGGTGTCTTTCCAAACAAAATCTCCAATCGAACCAAGATTACTAAATAGTGCTCCATCTATATACAAAACGTTTTTTGTAGATATAATATCTATGACAATCTTATCCGATAGGCCTGTAGTAGGGTTAAAGTCGCTATCAATTGTATCATTTGCTCCAATATCTTGTTTAGAGGAAAGTTGTAAATTGGCTGGTATTGAGCTTGTCACAACTTTCACAACGTAAACCCCCGCTTGTAAATTATCAAATAAATATTTGCCATTCGCATCAGTTGTATCCGTTTTCATTGGAGAACCAAGCGGTAAACCAACATTATCCGCAGCATAAAGTTCAATGATAATACCACTTACACCTGCTTCTCCAGTATCTTGTAAACCATTATTGTTAGAGTCATTCCAAATAAAATCTCCAATCGAACCATAGCTTGCTTTAAAACCTGCATCAATAGTGGTATTATTACGGCCAATGTCATTAATTCCTAGTGATGTGTTAATAGAAATAGCATCGGTAGTGCCATCAGGATTAGAATCATTATCTTTAGTTTTGTCACTTCCTGCACCCTTAATGGTTACTTCCTTTCCAGTAGGAATCGCAAATTTAATTTTGTAGGTATTAGTTAATAAGCTATCAAATAGGTATTTACCTTGAGCATTAGTAATTGTAGAATCAAGCTTTACGCCAAGCGAATTAAGTAAATAGACTTTAATTCCTGATAATGGAGTATCGCTAATATTCTGAATACCATCTGCATTACTATCTGTAAATACATAGTCACCGATACTTCCGTAAGGTCCTTCGACAACTTGAATTGAGCAACACCCTAGTGCAGGACAGTTAGATACATTTGTTGTAAAACTAAAAACCCCTGGCCTTTTGATGGTCAGAGATGAATCTTGGTTTACAACTGCTACTGTCGAGCCAGATGTTATTTGGGTGCTTCCATTAAACCATTTAATGTTTGTTCCGTACCTGAAAGGGGCGGGAATAGAAACGGTATATTCTTCTCCCGGATACCAGTATAGAGGTACTGAAAAACATGTCGAAGCTATATCATCTTCATTGAGTTTTGAATTATTGGGAGTTGAATCAAAATCTGTTTGTCCATTGGCAGTTGAGAAAACTTCTGCTAGGTTGAAGAAAACACCTTGTTGAGTAACGGTGGCGTTAATTTCTAATTTAGTTGAATCACCGGCTGCTAAACTTGCTACACTCCACTTGCCAACTCCACTGAGAGCATTATAAGTGAAATTAAGTCCTCCTGTATGAGAATTTAAAACCGCACCATAAATAGGGAAATTATCTTGTACTACAATTGAGCTAGCCGTTGTTGGGCCTGCATTTTTCAACCAAAGTGTGTACTTAATACTTTCACCAACTGTAGGTAAAGATTTACTGATAGTTTGGCTAAGTGATAAGTCTATGGTTTGAGCTGATACCCCAATTATATTGAACAATACCAAAAAAATAAGTGTTGCAAAACCCTTGAAAAATGGATTTTGTTTACAGTCGTCACTTGCAGTTGAAATGGGAGTTAATGAAGGTATCCATTGATTCAACTTGGCATCAAATTGACTACCTAAGCAGTACATTTTGGTGCTTGAACTATTGTTGAAGGATAAGTTTTGCATAATAAATTCCTGATTTTGCACTAATTCAGTGACGATTTTTGTGTTATTTTTACTTTTTGGTAAATGGTACGTGTATGAAAAATACTCTTGCAAACTATTTTCTGAAAAGATATATTCGTCGCCTTTGTTCGTTTCAATTTGTTTAGATATCTCTTCTCTAGATTGACTACTTTTTGATTTGAAAAGTAGATTTATCATGCGGACAATTTTTTGTACAAATGCAAACACTTTTGTGCCTGTATTTGATTTGTTTAATCCATTCCACTTTAATTGAGCTTGGATTGCACGTTTTGTAAAATTGTATTTCATTGGCAAGTTTTTTACACGTAATAAAATGCTCAAAAAAAATTGTAACAGCACGTACGAACTTTTATTTTGAGCAGAGATTAAGGCGTATTAGAATTATCATCTAAAGCATATCCAAAACTGTGCCAGTTCTTTTTAAAAGGTATCATTATCTTAAAAACACCGCAAAATAGCGATTATTTCAGGAATGTGGTGGTGAAGGGTGTTTAAAAAAAGTAAAAGCGTGGTAGGATTTTTAAACAAAATTTCCATTTTGTGAAATTAGATAAAAAAATCACAAAATCAAGAGATTATCCTTTAGGATTTTTTTTGAAGAATTGGGTTTGAATTTCAAGTAATTTATTGCCTAAAATGTAAGTACTTATCATTACACTTTGCATTATTTGAAGTACTTACAATAATACAAAACACCCGTTTGGGCGGGTGTTTTTGTAAAGAATTTTATCAGTGATAAATTAAAAATCATAACCTAATGAAAGATAAAGTTTTGGTGAAGAAACCTCTTTATCTTCAAGTCCCCATGCATAATCAGCTTTTACAAAATAGCCTAGGATAGTCGTACGAACACCAAATCCATAGCCTACTAAAAATGGGTTTTTAAAATTCGTTACAGTTGCTCTAAATGAGTTTGTTCCACCTCCAATAACTTCTGTATTTAAGCTATTTTGGCGATTAAATGGCCCTTTATTACCATACCATGCAGTACCCACATCGGTAAAACCAACAAATTGAAGATTACGTAAGAAATTAGAAGTAAGCGAGCCTTTTGATACATATTGTGCTAATGGTAATCGTAGCTCAAGATTAGTAAGTAAATGACTTGTACCGTATAATTTTGCAAAATTAAAACCTCTTAAATTACCCGAAAAATCATAAAATAGAATATCTCTCAAGTCTCTTGGCACGCCAACTGTTTGCCCATTGCTTGGCTCAATTGTGCGGTTAATAGCATTCTCAACCCCTCCGAGCATCGTTACTTTTGGTGAGTTACCTAGCGAACGACTGTAAGAAATACGACCGGCAAGAATCAAACTTCCGAAAAGTTTATGGTAATGACGAGCATCTATGACCATTCGGCTAAAGTTTTCATTTTTGTTGTTGAAACTATACGAACGGTCAATACGAATTTTAGCTCTTGTACCAATGAGTACTTTACTAAATAGCGGGCTTGTATCATCATAAACAAGCTCACCTCTAAAGCCCATGTAAATAGATTGTAGATTTTTCTTACCTAAATCAGCAATGTCAATATCAGAGGTCGATAATACATTAGGTGTGAAAACAGCTCTTAGATTCTGGCTGAATGGATAAGATGCATGAGCAGCGAATCGGTTGTAATATAAGCGGCGGTCAATACTTAATACAGTTGTATTTGGTGAATTGATATTTAAGGGGCGAAATAGATAAAGACTTCGATTATCCAATTCGCTTAAAGCAATCGAACGGCGTTGTATATCTACCCCCCAATCAACTCTTTTTACATTATTGTTATAACCTAAATATACATCATGATTACGAAGAACGGGGGTTATGAAAAGCCCAAGTTTGATACTATGATTTTCTAGTAAATCATTCATTACTAGGGTATTTTGCATGCCTAGTCGTCTGACTGGGTCAACTAAAAACTCTGACTTTACATCATTGGCTATTACAATATTTTCATAAGCAACAGGGCCTTTAATCTTCAATGTTTCTTTGAATCTGCCAGTTTTTGGGGTAGTTTTATCAAGTGTTTCATTCTTGTTTTTTGTAGCTTCGGCTGCCAAAGATTTGATAATATTTTCGGCATCAAATTCATAGTTGTCAGTATCTACTTCTCCAGCTCCTAGCACAAGCTTTTCCTTCGTTTCAATAGTTTTTATTGAAGCATTGTTTTCTGCTTTTTTTAAATTACTGTCTGTACTATTTTCTTCACTATTGGCATACTGATTATTGATGTAGTACTCTCGCCATTCTTTTAGAAATCTGGTGTAGGATACGCCAAGTGTACTTGTAATACTCGATTCTTCCGTTCGAATAATTCGAGTAAGATTCAAAATATTTGAAATATTATCTTTACCGTATCGAAGGGCAATGTAGTTCCAAATAGATTGGCCAATAATTTCTGCATCTTTTCCCTGTATGGTTTCGAGTTTTTTGTCTTTATTCTTTAAAATCGCCGTACGCATGCGGTCGAGGATGAGCGGATTTTCATTTTCTCCCGAAATATACGCAGATATCCCCGCCATATACCACTCTGGAACGGTTAGTAAAAGAGAGCTTTGTAATACTTCCTTCAAGCTTCCACCATAGAGCATGTCATAAACAAATAAACGTGCAATTTGACGAATTAACTGCTGTTTGAATTCTTCTTCATTGCCTTTGTATGCAATCTGAACGCGTGACTTTGCTAAATTTAGAATACTGCCATCTAAATCAATAGGTGCAGTAAGGCCAATATTACTTTGCTCTAATTCTTTGGGATTATTATACAAAAAAATCTTCATGGTAGTGAAGGGAGTATAACCAAGTAACTCGGTTATGCGGTCGTATTCTCCTTCTGCAATTTTTGCTGCATTCTGAGCAATCTTATCACCACTTCGATAGTAGTTAAATTCAAAGTTATTACTCCTAATTGTAAGCCATTCGAACCTTTTGTATTGGATACGACTTTTACCAAACTCTTCTTGTGTAGAAGAGAAATAGCTTTGTGCAGAAGCACTACCCATGCCCAATATAAGCATAAAGCAAATACCAGTGCTTATTCGACGTAGAGTAAATAAATTTTCCATGCCTTTGTATATTTCCAAGAATATCCGATTTTGTGCTATTTCTGTTTAAAATGCACGCAATTATCTTACAACGAATATAACGAATAAAAACGCTCAATGTTAGCTTCGGGTATTAAAACTTTATTAGTTTCTAAAAAACCGAGCATTTCTTCGGCAAAGTAGGGTGCAAGCGAAACGCCCTTAGTACCGAGTCCGTTAAAGATATATACGTTATGATGCGTAGGATGGTTGCCCATGAATGGGCGGCGGTCTTTGGTAGTAGGCCTTATTCCTGCTTCTTGACTAGTAATTTGGTAAGGCAACGTAAGAAATTTACTTATTTTTGAGCTAATTAGTTCGAGACTACTTTCGGTAGGTTCCCAATCGAGACGGTCCCAGATGTAGGTTGAGCCAAATCTGCATTTTCCTTCAGAAAGGCGAATAATCCAGAAGCCTTGGTTGATAATTTCATTTATGCTATATCCTTCTACCTTAGCTATCAAGGTTTCGCCTTTGGCCGGATTAAAAGGAATCCAATTGAAGTAAGGATTTTGGGTTGAATAATATCCTTCGCAAAAGATAATTCGTTTGGCCTGAATATTTTTATAAGAAATATGGCTTTCAGATATTTTCAATTCAGAAAAATCAAGTTTTTCAGCTTGATAGTTTTCGTTTGTTTGAAAAAAAACTTTAAAATTACTGAGCATTAATGATACATCCACCCAACCCGCTGAAGTAGTATAAAGTCCGCCTAATTCATTATTTATGGCAGAAAATAGGCTTGGGTTAGGTTGTACTATTCTAAGATAATTGCCCAAATCGTATTCATCAGTGAGTCGAAGAAAGTGCTTGCGTTGCTGCTCATTGGCAAATGGACGAAACAAGTTGGTTTCATGAAAGAAATTAGACTTAAATTCTTTTTCAAGGGAGGTGTAAAATTCTCTTTGAAAAGGGAAAATAGTATCTGCAAGCCAAGTTTTATCTAGATTTTTACCTGTAATTGGATTGAAAATTCCTCCCGCTACCGACGATGAGGTTGGTAATGTTTCATCGTTAAAAATCAAGACTTTCTTATTAGCTTTCATAAGCTTGTAAGCTAATATAGACCCCGCAATGCCTTGTCCTACAATAATATAATCAAGATTTTTCACGAATAATATGAGCTTTTTTAGTTATGCTGCTGATTAAAAGGATTTATTTACCAAGAACCTTACTTAAAGCAGCATCTGATAATAGACAAACACTCTCTACTTGTTCGTCGAGTGTCATATATGAGGTATCAATTTCAATGGCATCTTCAGCTTTTCGAAGCGGGCTTTCTGCACGAGTGGTATCAATTAAGTCTCTCTTTTTAATGTTTTCGATAATGTCCTCAATATCAACTAGTTCGCCACGCTCGTTTAATTCAATTTGCCTACGATTAGCTCTGATGATTGGGTCGGCTGTCATAAAAATCTTCAATTCGGCATCGGGAAATACTACAGTACCAATATCTCTTCCATCCATCACCACACCTTTCTTTTTTCCCATTTTTCTTTGTTGTGCAACCATTGCATGACGCACCGCTGGAATGGCACTTACTTCGCTAACTTTATTGGCAATATATAGTTTTCTGATTTCATCTTCTACATTAAGGCCATTCAAATAGGTTTCATTTCGGCCATCATGGGCGTTTCTTCTAAACTCAATCTGAATATTGTCTAAGGCCTTGGCTACTTCTTTATCATTTGTGAGTGTTACCAAATGCTGGTGAAAATAAAGGGTAACCGCTCGATACATAGCACCAGTATCGATATAGCTATAACCCAAACGTGCAGCTACTTTCTTGGCGGTCGTACTTTTGCCACAACTCGAATAGCCGTCAACGGCAATGGTAATTTTTTGCATTGAATAGGAATTTTTCTGCAAATAAAATCCTAATTTATCTAAGAAACAATGATAAAATGTAGGTTTAGTTGTAAATAATCAGTTGTTCGTAGAAAAACTAAATTTTAAAAACTTATTTTTGCAATAATCCAAGTTGAGTTTTATCCTCATCAAGAATGGCCCGAGTGAATTATTGATTTCCAAAATTTAAAGGCAGTTAGGCTCGACCCTGAGTTTGTAGAAAATGGGTATACATACACTTTTTCGGAAATTTAGCTCAAAATATAGGTATGTAAACAAAACTCTAAAAAGCGTTAGGCTGAATATTTATTTGGAATCTCTATCACAAAATTTGTACTTAATACATTACTTTCTACTTTACAACAAAGCCTTTCACCCACCTTTTTTACAATCAGATGCAGCTTTAATTGGTTTTGTTGTTTTCTAATTAACTCCTCTACTTGTTTAAAAGCAAAAAGCGGTTTTACTTGAATAGCCTCTGTTTTTATATTGGCTTCAATTTCCTGAAAAAACGAAAAATCTTCACCGACTCTCTTTTTTTCTAGTTCAAGATATAAAAGTATGGTTTCAATTTCTTGCGAAAGGGTAATGCTTTTTTGCTTCGAACTATTCGAAAGTGTTTTTAAAAGATTGGTAAATTCAGTCAAATACTGAGCTGCTTCTAGTGGGCTATGCTGCAAAATATATTGCTTTATTGAATTTAGATTTCCATATAAGAACTGCTGATTCCCCATAATACCTTCAAGTTCAATAATTTTTTCTAATAGCCCCGTTTCTGTTTTTTTCTTGAAATACTTTAACAAGCTAAAACCAAGCATAAACAAAAGAAGAAGCATAATAAGTCCATACCAAATCCAATCGGAAGTGATAAGTAAAATTATGAGGTAAGTTGGTTGTTTCATTTAAGCAGGCAAGGCTTATCGTTATTTTGTTTCAATATCTAAAGTTATTATACGTATAGCGATAAGCGAAGCCTAAATTAGTATTTGGTTGGTTTTTTGTGAAATTTGGTTGTTTTTTACGGAAATTTGGGAGCTGATGGCTCATAAAAAAAGGCAGTGTTTCTGTACTGCCTTTCTACCCGAAAATAAAAGTCTCAATTTCTTTAGCTTTATTTCAATTTGGTCAAAACCTGTTTTAACTCCGTTTCTTCCATTTCGCCAACTCCACGCCACACTTGTTTTCCATTTTTGATAATTACATAGGTTGGAATCTCATCGACTTTAAAAATAGTGGCAATGTTATCGCTCTTTTCCGCATCTATCTTCAGTAATTTGATGTTTTTGTGTTCATCGGCTATTTTATTCAAAATCGGATTCATTTTCTTGCAGGGGCCACACCATTCCGCATAAAAATCAACCAAAATAATTTTATTTTCTTTTATGATTTTGTCAAGGTTATCGAGGGTAAAAGCTGCAATTGGTTGAGTAGTTGTATTGTTTGATACATAAGGTTTGCTTGATGAAGTCCATTTAGCAAAACCTCCTGCCATATCATAGACTTCCTTATAGCCCAAATCTCGTAAAAATACTGCAGCATCGGTACTTCTTCTTCCTGAAAAGCAATAAACAAACACGGGTTTGGATTTATCTAATTTTGCTTTAATGAGGTCTTCAAATGTATCATCATTAAAATTTAGGTTGATAGCTCTTTTCAGATGTCCTCGTGAATATTCTTCAGGTGTGCGAACATCTACCAGTTGAGCATTTTCAATTTTTTCATGAAGTTTACGGTCAAATTCATTGATAGATAATAGGTATGGGTCTTGATTTTGACCAAAAGCATTTCCCATTAGAAGTAGTAAAACGATAAATTTAATCCGTTTCATTAGATTCAAAGATTTAAAGAATAGATGCAAACTAATCTACAAATTTCAAGCCAATTACTTATGTTTAATAATAACGAGGTGTTTCTGAGATTTCATTAAAATTTAAGCCTAAAATTGTAAAATACTAATGAATTATTTTTTAGTAGTACATCGACTTGTATTTTTGTGCATAGATTGTCCTTGCTTAAAGTTCGGACTGGGTTCTTTCATCATATATTAAATTATTTACCATGTCAATTGATTTAAAAATAAAGCAATTAGCCAAAGATTATGCAGCTGAGGTTGTGGCTAATCGCCGACATCTACATACAAATCCCGAGTTGTCTTTTCAAGAATACAATACTGCAAAGTTTGTGGCTCAAAGGCTTAAAGAAATTGGTCTAACACCACAAGAAGGTATTGCAAATACTGGGGTGGTAGCTTTAGTTGAAGGTAAAAATCCTTCAAGTAAGGTAATTGGTTTACGGGCTGACATGGATGCCTTGCCTATTTTTGAGAAAAATGATGTGCCATATAAGTCGCAAAATGAAGGAGTGATGCATGCATGTGGGCATGATGTTCATACTTCATCATTGCTTGGAACTGCCAAAATACTTTATCAATTACGCGAGGAATTTGAAGGAACTGTGAAATTGGTTTTTCAACCAGCCGAAGAAAAAGCACCTGGTGGAGCATCAATTATGATTAAAGAAGGCGTACTTGAAAATCCTTCACCAGCAAGTATGCTTGGGCAGCATGTGGCACCCAATATTCCCGTTGGAAAAATTGGTTTTAGGGAAGGAATGTACATGGCTAGCACTGATGAAATATATATGACCATTAAAGGTAAAGGTGGACACGGAGCAATGCCTGACCAGCTGATTGACCCTGTGCTTATTGCGTCACATGTGATAGTTTCTTTACAGCAAATAATATCTCGAAACCGTAAGCCTGCTAATCCTTCGGTGCTATCTTTTGGTCGATTTATTGCTGATGGTGTGACAAACGTAATTCCGAATGAAGTTACGATTCAAGGCACATTCCGTTGCATGGATGAAGAATGGCGTGAAGATGGGCTTCGTCGTATGAAAAAAATGGCTGAGGGTATTTCAGAGGCAATGGGTGCTAAGTGTGAATTTGAAATTGTGAGAGGGTATCCTTTTTTAAAAAATCATCCAGAACTTACTCGCCGAATGAAGGCAGAAGCGATTAATTATATGGGAAGTGACAATGTAATTGACCTTGACCTTTGGATGGCAGGTGAAGATTTTGCGTTTTATTCTCAAGTGGTTGACTCGTGTTTCTATCGTCTTGGTACTCGCAATGAAGCCAAGGGGATTATTTCTGGAGTACATACACCTACTTTTGATATTGATGAGTCGGCTCTTGAGATTGGTCCTGGTTTAATGTCATGGTTGGCCATTAGAGAATTGCAACAATAAGGTGTGCAGAATTCCAGAATGACAAGTAATTCTACCACTTACTGGAAATACACCGCCACTTACTGGATAGCATTGATTTACAGCCACTTTGGTGTCTTTTTGTACTAAGTCCGTTTAATAAGTTTTGAATCAAAAGGTTGCTTTTTTTAAATTATTGAGTGATTTTTGACGAAAAAAAACTGCTAGGTTCATGAGGACTGTAATGATTATTATACAAATTTGTGGGGGACTAACTTTTATACCGTGGTTCATGATTGCGGGTTTGGCTTTTTTGGTTTTTGACTCACCAAGAACAACTCGTCGTTTTTTTCCTTGGGCTCTAATTTTTCTGGTTTATTCATATCCCTTCATTGTGGGCGGAAGTTATTGGTGGGCATGGTCAAGTGTAATTTTAGGAAATTATACAATCGGTTGTTTATGGAGCTGTTTGCCTTTGATAATTTTTATTTTAGGTTATTTCCTAATTGCCCAACGAACTGATTTATTGAAAAGATATAGAAGGTAGATTTTCTAATAGTTATCATGTGAAAGCCTAACAAATCCTTTGAAATGTTAGGCTTTTTTATGTTTAGAGAAGATAGTTAGCTTATTTTCGTCTTTTTGCTAAAAAAGCAGATAAGATAGGGTTGAAGCCCTGATTAATATCAGCTTCAATAAAATCTATTTTATATTGTCCACATTTGAGTTTTAAATCATGATAAAACCCTTTGATGGCACTTTGATATTGTTCTTTTACCTGAGATGGTTGTGCTTTAACTTTTTCGC harbors:
- a CDS encoding histidine kinase, whose translation is MKQPTYLIILLITSDWIWYGLIMLLLLFMLGFSLLKYFKKKTETGLLEKIIELEGIMGNQQFLYGNLNSIKQYILQHSPLEAAQYLTEFTNLLKTLSNSSKQKSITLSQEIETILLYLELEKKRVGEDFSFFQEIEANIKTEAIQVKPLFAFKQVEELIRKQQNQLKLHLIVKKVGERLCCKVESNVLSTNFVIEIPNKYSA
- a CDS encoding M20 metallopeptidase family protein: MSIDLKIKQLAKDYAAEVVANRRHLHTNPELSFQEYNTAKFVAQRLKEIGLTPQEGIANTGVVALVEGKNPSSKVIGLRADMDALPIFEKNDVPYKSQNEGVMHACGHDVHTSSLLGTAKILYQLREEFEGTVKLVFQPAEEKAPGGASIMIKEGVLENPSPASMLGQHVAPNIPVGKIGFREGMYMASTDEIYMTIKGKGGHGAMPDQLIDPVLIASHVIVSLQQIISRNRKPANPSVLSFGRFIADGVTNVIPNEVTIQGTFRCMDEEWREDGLRRMKKMAEGISEAMGAKCEFEIVRGYPFLKNHPELTRRMKAEAINYMGSDNVIDLDLWMAGEDFAFYSQVVDSCFYRLGTRNEAKGIISGVHTPTFDIDESALEIGPGLMSWLAIRELQQ
- a CDS encoding NAD(P)/FAD-dependent oxidoreductase, with the protein product MKNLDYIIVGQGIAGSILAYKLMKANKKVLIFNDETLPTSSSVAGGIFNPITGKNLDKTWLADTIFPFQREFYTSLEKEFKSNFFHETNLFRPFANEQQRKHFLRLTDEYDLGNYLRIVQPNPSLFSAINNELGGLYTTSAGWVDVSLMLSNFKVFFQTNENYQAEKLDFSELKISESHISYKNIQAKRIIFCEGYYSTQNPYFNWIPFNPAKGETLIAKVEGYSINEIINQGFWIIRLSEGKCRFGSTYIWDRLDWEPTESSLELISSKISKFLTLPYQITSQEAGIRPTTKDRRPFMGNHPTHHNVYIFNGLGTKGVSLAPYFAEEMLGFLETNKVLIPEANIERFYSLYSL
- the cmk gene encoding (d)CMP kinase; translated protein: MQKITIAVDGYSSCGKSTTAKKVAARLGYSYIDTGAMYRAVTLYFHQHLVTLTNDKEVAKALDNIQIEFRRNAHDGRNETYLNGLNVEDEIRKLYIANKVSEVSAIPAVRHAMVAQQRKMGKKKGVVMDGRDIGTVVFPDAELKIFMTADPIIRANRRQIELNERGELVDIEDIIENIKKRDLIDTTRAESPLRKAEDAIEIDTSYMTLDEQVESVCLLSDAALSKVLGK
- the trxA gene encoding thioredoxin; the protein is MKRIKFIVLLLLMGNAFGQNQDPYLLSINEFDRKLHEKIENAQLVDVRTPEEYSRGHLKRAINLNFNDDTFEDLIKAKLDKSKPVFVYCFSGRRSTDAAVFLRDLGYKEVYDMAGGFAKWTSSSKPYVSNNTTTQPIAAFTLDNLDKIIKENKIILVDFYAEWCGPCKKMNPILNKIADEHKNIKLLKIDAEKSDNIATIFKVDEIPTYVIIKNGKQVWRGVGEMEETELKQVLTKLK